From a region of the Listeria monocytogenes ATCC 19117 genome:
- a CDS encoding osmoprotectant ABC transporter substrate-binding protein, whose translation MKKKFIALFSVLLLTSSLFLSSCSLPGLGGSSKDTIRIGAMATTESQIVSNILKELIEHDTGLKVEIVNNLGSTIVQHQAMLNGDVDITATRYTGTDLVGPLGEEAIKDPEKALAAVKKGFEERFHQTWFDSYGFANTYVFMVRQDTAKKYNLNTVSDMRKVENELTAGVDNSWMEREGDGYKAFSKAYDIEFKKIFPMQIGLIYTALKNNQMDVALGYSTDGRIPTYNLKLLKDDKKFFPPYDASALATDEILKKHPELKTTINKLKGKISTEEMQKLNYEADGKLKEPSIVAQEFLQKNNYFEGKN comes from the coding sequence ATGAAGAAAAAATTTATCGCGTTATTCAGCGTATTACTACTAACTAGTTCTCTTTTCTTATCTAGCTGTTCTTTACCAGGACTTGGAGGCAGTTCCAAAGATACTATTCGCATCGGTGCAATGGCAACAACTGAATCTCAAATCGTTTCGAATATTTTAAAAGAATTAATTGAACATGATACTGGCCTAAAAGTAGAAATCGTCAACAACCTTGGATCAACTATCGTTCAGCACCAAGCGATGTTAAATGGGGACGTAGATATTACTGCAACAAGATATACCGGTACAGATTTAGTTGGTCCACTTGGTGAAGAAGCAATTAAAGATCCAGAAAAAGCTTTAGCAGCTGTTAAGAAAGGTTTTGAAGAACGTTTCCACCAAACCTGGTTTGATTCTTACGGTTTTGCTAATACGTATGTGTTTATGGTACGCCAAGACACTGCGAAAAAATACAATTTAAACACCGTAAGTGATATGCGAAAAGTAGAAAATGAGCTCACTGCTGGTGTCGATAATTCTTGGATGGAACGTGAAGGCGATGGCTATAAAGCATTTTCAAAAGCCTATGATATCGAATTCAAGAAAATTTTCCCAATGCAAATCGGCTTGATTTACACAGCACTTAAAAACAATCAAATGGATGTGGCGCTTGGTTATTCAACAGACGGACGTATCCCAACTTACAATTTAAAACTATTAAAAGATGATAAAAAATTCTTCCCACCATATGATGCTTCAGCTCTAGCAACAGATGAAATTTTAAAGAAACATCCAGAATTAAAAACGACTATCAATAAATTAAAAGGTAAAATTTCGACAGAAGAAATGCAAAAACTTAATTATGAAGCGGATGGCAAATTGAAAGAACCGTCCATCGTAGCGCAAGAATTCTTGCAAAAAAATAATTACTTTGAAGGTAAAAACTAA
- a CDS encoding ABC transporter permease has protein sequence MDAIVTFFQENGHNLLVQTWQHLFISLSAVILGIAVAVPTGILLTRSPKVANFVIGVVSVLQTVPSLAILAFIIPFLGVGTLPAIIALFIYALLPILRNTFIGVRGVDKNLIESGRGMGMTNWQLIINVEIPNSISVIMAGIRLSAVYVIAWATLASYIGAGGLGDFIFNGLNLYRPDLILGGAIPVTILALVVEFALGKLEYRLTPKAIREAREGGE, from the coding sequence ATGGACGCAATTGTTACATTTTTCCAAGAAAACGGCCATAACTTGCTTGTTCAAACATGGCAACATTTATTTATCTCCTTATCTGCTGTTATTTTAGGTATTGCGGTTGCAGTACCAACTGGGATTTTACTTACACGCTCACCAAAAGTAGCAAATTTTGTAATTGGTGTTGTTAGTGTTTTGCAAACCGTTCCTTCTCTTGCCATTTTGGCGTTTATTATTCCGTTTCTTGGTGTTGGTACATTACCAGCGATTATTGCGTTATTTATTTACGCACTTTTACCAATTTTACGAAACACGTTTATTGGTGTTCGAGGAGTCGACAAAAATTTAATTGAATCTGGTCGCGGCATGGGGATGACGAATTGGCAACTAATTATTAATGTCGAAATTCCTAACTCCATTTCCGTTATTATGGCTGGTATTCGTTTATCTGCAGTATATGTTATCGCTTGGGCAACGCTTGCTTCTTACATTGGAGCTGGTGGACTAGGAGACTTTATTTTTAATGGTTTAAACTTATACCGCCCCGATTTAATTCTTGGTGGGGCAATTCCTGTTACCATTTTAGCCCTTGTAGTAGAATTCGCGCTTGGAAAATTAGAATATCGTCTAACTCCAAAAGCCATCCGCGAAGCTCGGGAAGGGGGAGAATAA
- a CDS encoding betaine/proline/choline family ABC transporter ATP-binding protein (Members of the family are the ATP-binding subunit of ABC transporters for substrates such as betaine, L-proline or other amino acids, choline, carnitine, etc. The substrate specificity is best determined from the substrate-binding subunit, rather than this subunit, as it interacts with the permease subunit and not with substrate directly.) yields MLKFEHVTKTYKGGKKAVNDLTLNIDKGEFVCFIGPSGCGKTTTMKMINRLIEPTEGKIFINDKDIMAEDPVKLRRSIGYVIQQIGLMPHMTIRENIVLVPKLLKWSEEKKQERAKELIKLVDLPEEFLDRYPYELSGGQQQRIGVLRALAAEQNLILMDEPFGALDPITRDSLQEEFKNLQKELGKTIIFVTHDMDEAIKLADRIVIMKAGEIVQFDTPDEILRNPANSFVEDFIGKDRLIEAKPDVTQVAQIMNTNPVSITADKSLQAAITVMKEKRVDTLLVVDEGNVLKGFIDVEQIDLNRRTATSVMDIIEKNVFYVYEDTLLRDTVQRILKRGYKYIPVVDKDKRLVGIVTRASLVDIVYDSIWGTVEDATENQEEQADSKTTEPEMKQEG; encoded by the coding sequence GTGTTAAAATTCGAACACGTAACAAAGACTTATAAAGGGGGCAAAAAAGCAGTTAATGATCTAACACTAAACATCGATAAAGGAGAATTTGTTTGTTTTATCGGTCCAAGTGGTTGTGGGAAAACGACAACAATGAAGATGATTAACCGGCTTATTGAACCTACAGAAGGAAAAATATTTATTAATGATAAAGACATCATGGCGGAAGATCCCGTCAAACTAAGACGTTCTATTGGTTATGTTATTCAGCAAATTGGCTTGATGCCACATATGACGATTCGTGAAAATATCGTCCTTGTACCAAAATTACTTAAATGGTCCGAAGAGAAAAAACAAGAACGGGCAAAAGAATTAATTAAATTAGTAGATTTACCAGAAGAGTTTTTGGACCGTTACCCTTACGAATTAAGTGGTGGACAGCAGCAACGTATCGGTGTTTTAAGAGCGCTTGCAGCAGAGCAAAACTTAATTCTGATGGATGAACCTTTTGGAGCACTAGATCCAATTACTCGTGATTCCCTACAAGAAGAATTCAAAAATTTGCAAAAAGAACTTGGCAAGACGATTATTTTTGTTACCCATGATATGGATGAAGCGATTAAACTGGCGGACCGTATCGTCATTATGAAAGCTGGTGAAATTGTTCAATTTGATACTCCAGATGAAATTTTGCGTAACCCTGCGAATTCGTTTGTAGAAGATTTCATCGGTAAAGATCGCTTAATTGAAGCGAAACCAGATGTTACACAAGTAGCACAAATCATGAACACAAATCCAGTCTCTATTACAGCGGACAAATCACTCCAAGCTGCGATTACTGTGATGAAAGAGAAACGAGTAGATACATTACTTGTTGTCGATGAAGGTAACGTGTTGAAAGGATTTATCGATGTAGAGCAAATTGATTTAAATCGTCGTACGGCAACTTCTGTCATGGATATCATCGAGAAAAATGTCTTTTATGTGTATGAAGATACCTTGCTTCGCGATACTGTACAACGGATTCTAAAACGCGGCTATAAATACATTCCTGTAGTGGATAAAGATAAACGACTTGTCGGAATTGTTACTCGTGCCAGCTTAGTGGATATCGTGTATGACTCCATTTGGGGTACGGTAGAAGATGCGACAGAAAATCAGGAGGAACAGGCGGATTCCAAAACGACAGAACCAGAAATGAAGCAGGAGGGATAA
- the thiT gene encoding energy-coupled thiamine transporter ThiT, producing MQNKRLIILLECAIFAAVAMVLSFIPLDIGSSFSISLGMIPMYVIAIRRGFWAAGFAGLLWGLLHFLTGKAYILMPSQAIIEYILAFSFIAFSGVFSKQVRSNLAANQLKKAIEWAWGTMIIGGVARYFWHYVAGVLFWGAYAFQGWGAQLFSIVMNGASCLGTVLVSGIIISILLKTSPKLFLPK from the coding sequence ATGCAAAACAAACGATTAATCATTTTACTTGAGTGTGCTATCTTTGCTGCAGTTGCGATGGTATTAAGTTTCATCCCGCTAGACATTGGTTCCAGTTTTTCCATCTCGCTTGGAATGATTCCAATGTATGTTATCGCGATTCGACGCGGTTTTTGGGCGGCTGGATTCGCAGGATTGTTATGGGGGTTACTACATTTCTTAACAGGTAAGGCATATATATTAATGCCCTCCCAGGCAATTATTGAGTATATTTTGGCATTCAGTTTTATTGCTTTCAGCGGTGTCTTTAGCAAGCAAGTTCGAAGTAATTTAGCTGCTAATCAACTCAAAAAAGCAATTGAATGGGCGTGGGGAACCATGATTATTGGAGGAGTAGCTCGATATTTTTGGCACTATGTCGCAGGAGTATTATTCTGGGGTGCTTATGCATTTCAAGGTTGGGGAGCACAACTATTTTCAATCGTGATGAATGGAGCTAGTTGCCTTGGTACCGTCCTTGTTTCAGGTATCATTATTTCGATATTATTGAAGACTTCACCAAAATTATTTTTACCAAAATAA
- a CDS encoding MmcQ/YjbR family DNA-binding protein, which yields MNYEQILQEKVALCLTLQAAKETFPFDKKTHALTVGGKIFALIHMYHGDLYVSVKCQPEKIDLLRDEYLSIKPGYHLNKKHWITLVINENYDVEAETEFALIKNSYQLIFDKLPKKAQNTVRFSAID from the coding sequence ATGAATTACGAACAAATTTTACAAGAAAAAGTCGCGCTTTGTCTGACTTTGCAAGCTGCCAAAGAAACATTTCCGTTTGATAAAAAAACGCACGCTTTAACAGTTGGTGGGAAGATATTTGCGCTCATACATATGTATCACGGGGATTTATATGTTAGCGTTAAATGTCAGCCTGAAAAAATTGATTTGTTGCGTGATGAATATTTGAGCATAAAACCAGGTTACCATTTAAATAAAAAGCATTGGATTACACTTGTAATAAATGAAAATTACGATGTGGAAGCAGAAACTGAATTTGCCTTAATCAAAAATAGTTATCAGCTTATTTTTGATAAACTACCGAAAAAAGCACAAAATACTGTAAGATTTTCTGCAATTGATTAA